In one Echinicola marina genomic region, the following are encoded:
- a CDS encoding dihydrofolate reductase: MQSKKSKVLTVSIIVAKAKNNVIGKDNQLIWKLSADLKHFKKHTTGHFIIMGRKTYESMGKPLPNRTSIVITRNSEYSIPEGHYIVHDLQDALELTKKNHQEKVFIIGGGEIYKQALAFTDELLITEVDCHPEGDTYFPSIDPEDWKIVQKETHQKDEKNEYDFSFITYKRA, translated from the coding sequence GTGCAATCCAAAAAATCAAAGGTTTTGACAGTTTCTATTATTGTAGCCAAAGCTAAAAACAATGTTATCGGAAAGGACAACCAATTAATCTGGAAGCTTTCCGCTGATCTTAAGCATTTTAAAAAACACACGACCGGTCATTTTATCATTATGGGCAGGAAAACCTACGAATCTATGGGTAAGCCCCTTCCCAATAGGACCTCCATCGTGATCACCAGAAATTCGGAATATTCTATTCCCGAGGGCCATTATATTGTACATGATCTTCAAGATGCCCTTGAGCTGACAAAAAAGAACCATCAAGAAAAAGTATTTATCATCGGTGGTGGAGAGATTTATAAGCAGGCCTTAGCCTTTACTGATGAACTGCTCATTACCGAGGTGGATTGTCATCCAGAGGGAGACACCTATTTCCCCAGTATCGATCCTGAGGACTGGAAGATCGTCCAAAAAGAAACTCATCAAAAAGATGAGAAAAATGAATATGACTTTAGTTTCATCACGTACAAACGTGCCTAA
- a CDS encoding competence/damage-inducible protein A, with protein sequence MKEITAEIIAIGDELLYGQIMDTNSHWISKELDKIGVRVVRKTTVGDNEKDILHAFSSAEARADIVLITGGLGPTKDDLTKPLLAKYFQCDIIPVKNAIEDVRDFFTKRGRELTRLNELQGHLPSKCQYIKNERGTAPGMWFEENGTVWMSMPGVPHEMKHLMESFVLPKVQDIFPLPVIYHKVIKTVGIGESWLADLIHKWEDDLPEHIKLAYLPSLGQVKLRLTAFGTALDQLEKDVQIQIDKVTPFIQSYIYGYDQDELQNAIGRLLKTKGKTVALAESCTGGYISHLITSVAGSSEYFNGAIIPYHNQFKADLLGVKNSTLEAHGAVSEETVIEMSEMVRKKFKSDYGLASSGIAGPGGGSPEKPVGTVWIACASESGTVTQKLQLAHNRALNIQYSAIAVLSLLRKVISKENN encoded by the coding sequence ATGAAAGAAATAACCGCAGAAATTATAGCTATTGGAGACGAGTTGCTTTATGGGCAGATCATGGACACCAATAGTCACTGGATCAGCAAGGAATTGGACAAAATTGGAGTAAGAGTTGTTCGCAAAACAACTGTTGGGGATAATGAAAAAGACATCCTACATGCCTTCTCCAGTGCTGAAGCCAGAGCTGATATCGTACTGATCACAGGAGGTTTGGGGCCTACCAAAGATGACCTTACCAAGCCCCTATTGGCCAAATATTTCCAATGCGACATTATTCCTGTGAAAAATGCCATTGAGGACGTCAGAGATTTTTTCACTAAAAGGGGGCGAGAACTTACTCGGTTAAATGAACTCCAGGGACATCTTCCAAGCAAATGTCAATATATCAAAAATGAGAGGGGAACGGCTCCAGGAATGTGGTTTGAAGAAAATGGCACTGTATGGATGTCCATGCCAGGCGTACCACATGAGATGAAGCATTTGATGGAAAGCTTTGTGCTACCAAAGGTCCAAGATATTTTTCCCTTGCCAGTCATTTACCACAAAGTCATCAAAACAGTTGGTATTGGAGAAAGTTGGTTAGCTGACTTAATCCATAAGTGGGAGGATGATTTACCCGAGCATATCAAATTGGCTTATCTGCCTTCTCTGGGTCAGGTCAAACTTAGACTCACAGCCTTTGGTACAGCCCTTGACCAACTGGAAAAGGACGTACAAATCCAAATAGATAAAGTCACTCCATTTATACAATCCTATATATACGGATATGATCAGGATGAACTGCAAAATGCCATAGGGAGACTTTTGAAGACCAAAGGCAAAACGGTAGCTTTGGCAGAGAGCTGTACAGGAGGTTATATTTCCCATTTGATTACAAGTGTGGCGGGCAGCAGTGAATACTTCAATGGCGCTATTATTCCTTACCATAACCAGTTCAAAGCTGATTTATTAGGCGTAAAAAACAGCACATTGGAAGCCCATGGAGCTGTCAGTGAAGAAACAGTAATAGAGATGTCAGAAATGGTCAGAAAAAAATTCAAATCGGACTATGGACTTGCCAGTAGCGGAATTGCAGGACCAGGAGGAGGCAGCCCAGAAAAACCCGTGGGCACAGTTTGGATAGCCTGCGCCAGTGAAAGTGGCACTGTCACCCAAAAATTACAATTGGCCCATAATAGAGCATTGAATATTCAATATTCTGCAATTGCAGTATTAAGTTTATTGAGAAAGGTAATTTCCAAAGAAAACAATTGA
- the fmt gene encoding methionyl-tRNA formyltransferase — MNKDLRIIYMGTPDFAVPSLEILVENGWNVVAVITAPDKPKGRGQKLIPSPVKEAALKHNLPVLQPTNLKSPDFLEELKSYQADIQVVVAFRMLPESVWSMPPRGTFNLHASLLPNYRGAAPINWAIINGEKETGVTTFFLKHEIDTGSIIYQEKEAILPEDNIGTLYEKLMKRGSKLVLKTIEEVSKGEVVTMPQDESKALHHAPKIFKETCEINWNQKAEDIHNLIRGLSPYPAAWTTIEDKTCKIYSSEVVKDLTGKSIGEMETDNKKHLRFQTAQGALEIKEIQMQGKKRMPIEDFLRGHKF, encoded by the coding sequence ATGAACAAAGATCTTCGCATCATCTATATGGGTACACCGGATTTCGCTGTACCATCCCTAGAAATTTTAGTAGAAAACGGTTGGAATGTAGTGGCAGTGATTACAGCACCTGACAAACCAAAAGGCCGGGGACAAAAGCTTATCCCTTCCCCTGTTAAGGAAGCTGCTTTAAAGCATAACCTCCCTGTTCTACAACCTACCAATTTAAAAAGCCCGGATTTTCTGGAAGAGCTAAAAAGCTACCAAGCCGATATACAAGTAGTCGTTGCCTTTAGAATGCTGCCTGAATCAGTTTGGAGCATGCCTCCTCGAGGAACCTTTAACCTCCATGCATCCTTGCTTCCCAATTACCGCGGGGCAGCTCCCATCAACTGGGCTATTATCAATGGAGAAAAGGAAACCGGTGTCACCACCTTCTTCTTAAAGCATGAGATAGACACTGGCAGTATCATTTATCAGGAAAAGGAAGCCATTCTTCCAGAAGATAATATCGGCACTCTTTATGAAAAACTCATGAAAAGAGGGAGCAAATTGGTACTAAAGACCATTGAAGAAGTCAGCAAGGGAGAAGTAGTGACTATGCCACAGGATGAAAGTAAGGCCCTACACCACGCCCCAAAAATCTTCAAGGAAACTTGTGAAATCAATTGGAATCAAAAAGCAGAAGATATCCATAATTTAATCCGTGGGCTCTCTCCCTATCCTGCTGCCTGGACTACAATTGAAGACAAAACCTGTAAAATATACTCTAGCGAAGTAGTGAAAGACTTAACAGGCAAATCCATAGGAGAAATGGAAACTGACAATAAAAAACACTTACGCTTTCAAACTGCCCAAGGTGCCCTTGAGATCAAAGAAATTCAGATGCAAGGTAAAAAAAGAATGCCCATTGAAGATTTCTTAAGAGGTCATAAATTCTAA